In Bubalus bubalis isolate 160015118507 breed Murrah chromosome 3, NDDB_SH_1, whole genome shotgun sequence, a genomic segment contains:
- the LOC102405833 gene encoding cytochrome c oxidase assembly factor 3 homolog, mitochondrial: MAASGPGDPVDAKSGKGPLAQRIDPTREKLTPAQLQFMRQAQLAQWQKTLPQRRTRNIVTGLGIGALVLAIYGYTFYSVSQERFLDELEEEAKAARARALERASGH; encoded by the exons ATGGCGGCATCCGGACCTGGAGACCCGGTGGATGCCAAAAGCGGAAAGGGCCCCCTGGCCCAGCGCATCGACCCGACTCGGGAGAAGCTGACTCCTGCACAACTACAATTCATGCGGCAGGCGCAGCTCGCCCAGTGGCAGAAGACGCTGCCACAACGGCGGACCCGGAACATCGTGACTGGCCTGGGCATTGGGGCCCTGGTATTAGCAATTT ATGGTTACACCTTCTACTCGGTGTCCCAGGAGCGTTTCCTGGATGAGCTGGAAGAGGAGGCCAAAGCTGCTCGAGCCCGGGCTCTGGAAAGGGCATCAGGACACTGA
- the CNTD1 gene encoding cyclin N-terminal domain-containing protein 1, whose product MDRPERPRLSSLSDFRFGAVATETIEDTLLHLAQQNEQAVQEAAGRMGSFRETRIVEFVFLLSEQWCLEKSVSYQAVEILERFMVKQAENICRQATVQLREKTEPQNWRALKEQLFNKFILRLVSCVQLASKLSFHYKIISNVTVLNFLRTLGYLHTKEELLESELDVLKSLNFQINLPTPLAYVEMLLEVLGYNGCLVPATQLHATCLILLDLVYLLHEPVYESLLRASIENSTPSQLQGEKFVSVKEDFMLLAVGIIAASAFIQNHECWSQVMGHLQSITGIALESIAEFSYAILTHSVGASTPGQQQPVPPHLVAQPPRAALPSTHEAGRICQI is encoded by the exons ATGGACCGACCTGAAAGGCCAAGATTATCCTCTCTCAGTGACTTTCGGTTTGGAGCTGTTGCCACAGAGACCATTGAAGACACTCTACTCCACTTGGCCCAGCAGAATGAGCAAGCCGTGCAGGAGGCTGCGGGCCGGATGGGCAGCTTCAGGGAGACCCGGATCGTGG agtttgtttttctcctgtctgAACAATGGTGTCTGGAGAAATCCGTGAGCTACCAGGCTGTAGAAATCCTTGAAAG GTTTATGGTTAAGCAGGCAGAGAACATCTGCAGGCAAGCTACAGTTCAGctgagagagaagacagagccTCAGAACTGGAGGGCTCTGAAAGAGCAGCTTTTCAACAAGTTTATCCTGCGTCTTGTGTCATGTGTTCAGCTGGCGAGCAAACTTTCCTTCCACTACAAA ATAATCAGCAACGTTACAGTCCTGAATTTCCTCCGGACTCTAGGGTATCTTCACACTAAAGAAGAACTGCTGGAATCAGAGCTTGATGTTTTGAAGTCCCTGAACTTCCAAATCAATCTGCCTACTCCCCTGGCATATGTGGAGATGCTCCTGGAGGTTTTAG GATACAATGGCTGTTTGGTCCCAGCCACACAGCTGCATGCAACCTGCCTGATTCTACTTGACCTAGTCTATCTTCTGCATGAACCTGTATATGAAAGCCTGCTGAGGGCTTCAATTGAGAACTCCACACCCAGTCAGCTGCAAGG GGAAAAGTTTGTTTCAGTGAAGGAAGACTTCATGCTGTTGGCAGTAGGAATCATTGCAGCAAGTGCTTTCATCCAAAACCATGAGTGCTGGAGCCAG GTCATGGGGCATTTGCAGAGCATCACTGGCATTGCCTTGGAGAGCATTGCTGAGTTCTCTTATGCAATCCTAACTCACAGCGTGGGAGCCAGCACTCCAGGTCAACAGCAGCCTGTTCCTCCCCACCTGGTGGCCCAACCTCCAAGGGCTGCGCTTCCTTCAACACATGAGGCAGGCAGAATCTGCCAAATATAA